The region TGAGGCCAACCATAATAGTAGCAATGATGCTATGAGTTTTCACATCGATGACTGTAACAGTATTACCTTGTTCAGAGTCACTATTAATCACGTAAGCGAGTTTTCCATCAGGTGTGAAGGCGACATCAATTGGACCTTGCTCAATCAGAATAGTAGCAACCACTTTAAGAGTTTTCACATCAATAACTGATACAATATCATCATCAAGATTTGTAACATAAGCCAGCTTACCATCTGGCGTGACAGAAACACTTGAAATGCCTGCTGGTAACAAAGTAACGATAACTCTATGAGTGCTCACATCAATAACAACAGTAGCCACCAAATCACCTCTTCAAAATTATTATTATTACCATAATATGAGGAGAGTTGTTGAACAATAATTAAAATTGGAATTTAGACTGATTACCATTAAAGATAATGAAGATTTTAGGAAACTCAAGAATTATTGTGGTTACTTAA is a window of Bacillus sp. SM2101 DNA encoding:
- a CDS encoding beta-propeller fold lactonase family protein, whose amino-acid sequence is MATVVIDVSTHRVIVTLLPAGISSVSVTPDGKLAYVTNLDDDIVSVIDVKTLKVVATILIEQGPIDVAFTPDGKLAYVINSDSEQGNTVTVIDVKTHSIIATIMVGL